The Micromonospora sp. NBC_00421 DNA window TAGACCAGTAGCGTTCCGCACTCACCGTGCGGATCGTGCAGGACACGACGGCGGACCCCGTCGCGCTGGGTGATCAGTGAGGCCAGTTGCGCCTTGTGCTCGCGTACCGAGGTGATGACCGCGTCGAGTTTTCCCAGTTGGGCGCACGCGATCGCCCCGGCGAGCTCGGACATTCGAAGGTTGAGTCCGAACAGGACGTCGCCCTGCCCGGTGTCCGTGCGCAGCGGGAACCAGCCCTGGTCCTGGAAGGAATAGGCCCGCTGGTAGAGCCGCTCGTTCGAGGCGAGCAGGAAACCGCCCTCCCCACAGCAGATGACCTTGAAGGGGTTGAGTGAGAAGGCGCCGACGTCGCCCCAGGTGCCCAGCCTCTGGCCCTGGTAGGAGGCGCCGCATGCCTGCGCGACGTCCTCGATGATGGCGAGGTCGTGCCGTCGGGCGATGTCGCGCAGCGGGGCCAGATCACAGGGCGCACCGAGCATGTGGACCGGCATGATGGCGCGGGTCTGTGCGGTGATCCGGGACTCGACGTCGGCCGGATCCAACGTCAGGGACTCGTCGATCTCGGCCAGCACCGGCGTGGCACCGCTGTAGATGATGCTGCCGATGGAGGCGACGAAGGTGTAGCCGGGAACGATCACCTCGTCGCCGGGACCGATGCCCAGGGCGGCGAGGCCGGTCAGGAGGGCCGAGGTGCCGCTGTTCACCGCGACGGAGTACGGCGAGTGGAACAGTTGCTGGCTGCTCAGTTCGAACTCCCGGACGAACGAGGTGAAATCCGGCTTGTCGTAGGCATAGCGATTGAGGTCCCAGTTGTCCAGCACCTGAGCGATGTTGTGCTTCTCCTCGGCACCGAGGAATGCGTATCCGGGTCCAGGCATGGCTTCCTTCTCTCAGATTTGACGGATGTCCACTACCGTGGCGCCCGCGGCACGGGCGGCGGCGATGCCGGCGTCGCTGTCCTCGTACACCAGACACCTGCTGGCGCGGACTCCGAGCCGCTCCGCCGCCACCAGGAAGATGTCCGGCGCTGGCTTGCCGGCCGTGACGTCCTCCCGAGTCACCACGACGTCGAAGAGTTCGTCGAGGTCCAGCGCCGTCATGGTCGCGGTGATGCTGGCTCGTAGCCCACCGGACGCAACGGCCATCGGGAGCACGCCGTGGTTGCTCCGCGCGATGTCGACTATCGCGGTGATCTCCCTGACGCGATCCACGCTGTCGAGGTAGACCGACTCACACCGCCGGACGAGTTCGGCGAGCGGCAGGGTCAGCGTGACCTGCTGCTGGCGGGCCAGCAGCGTGATCGATTCTGCTGTCGACATCCCCGTCTCCGACATGAACCAGTTCCGGTCGACGACGATGCCCTGTTCGTCCATCACCTCCTTCAGTGACTGGTAGTGGGCGGCGTGGCTGTCGACCAGCGTCCCGTCCCAGTCGAACAGGATCGCGTCGTGGTCGTTCACCGTCGGGCTCCACTCGCCGCCGGGACAGGTTCGATGATCAGGTGTGCGGCCTTCTCCGCGACGGCGAACACCGGCGCCGAGATGTTGCCGGTGGTCACCGTAGGTATCACCGACGCGTCCACGACCCGCAGCGCTCCGATGCCGTGTACGCGGAGGTCCGGGTCGACGACCGCGTGGTCGTCGGTGCCGAATCTGCAGGTGCCGACCGGATGGAACTGCGTCTGGGCGTTGCGCCGGCAGAAGTCGAGGACGTCATCGACCACCGACGTGCGCTGTCCGTACCGGCGAAGAGCCGCGGTCTTTCCCAGCTCGACCGCCAGTGCGACGCCGGCAGCCAGCGTCCGGCTGTCGTGGTCGGTCGCCAGGTAGTCGGGGTCGATGACGGGTGGCTGCCACGGGTCGGCCGAGGCGAGCGAAACCCGTCCTCTGCTGGTGGGACGGGTTACCGCAGCGCCGATGGTGAAGCCGCCACCGAACTCCGAAGCGGCGTTGAGGTCGACCATCGGTGCGAAGGAGAGCTGCACGTCCGGTGCGTCGGATGTGCCGAGCAGATTGACGAATCCGCCGGCTTCACCGAGATTCGACGTCGGCGCCACCGGGTGCCGCGTCGGGCACCGGTGGCAGACCGAGACCTGGACGTGGTCGTGGAGGTTGCTGCCGACTCCGGGCAGGTCGGCGTGCACCGGGATGCCGTGCTCACGTAGCTGTGAGGCGGCTCCGATGCCGGACAGCATCAGTAGCTGCGGTGACGCGACGGCCCCTGCCGATAGGATCACCTCACGGTCGGCGTGAACGGTGATCGGTTCGCCGGCGAGGTGTAGCCGTACGCCGGTGGCGACCCCGTTGCGGACGACGATCTTCAGTACCCGACTGCCGCTGTGAATGGTCAGATTCGGTCGCGTCGCCACTGGCCGCAGGTAGGCGTCGGCCGCACTGCACCGTCGCCCGGCACGCTGCATGACGTGGTAGAAGCCGATCCCCTGCTGGCGCGAGCCGTTGAAGTCGGCGTTGGCCTCGATCCCGTGCTCCTGCCCGGCGTCGACGAACGCCTGCGCCAACAGGTGCGGCTGCTGCAGCGAGCTGACGGTGAGGGCGTCGTTCTCCAGGCGCTCGAACCAGGGCAGGACGCCCTCGCGGCCCCAGTCCGGGCCGCCGAACAGCGCCCACCTGTCGAAGTCGCTGGCGTGGCCGCGGATATAGACCATGGCGTGCAGCGAGCTGGACCCACCGACGACCCGCCCTCGCGGCCACGCCAGCTCGCGCCTGTGCAGGTGTCGTTGGGGCGCCGTCCGGTAGCACCAGTCGTACTCGCTGTCGAGCAACTGCGGCCAGGACGACGGCGAGGTGATCCTGGGATCCGAGGCAGCATCGGGTCCGGCCTCCAGCAGCAGCACGGAGACCGACGGGTCGGCCGAGAGCCGGTTGGCCAGGACACTGCCCGCAATGCCCGCGCCGATGACGACGAAGTCGTAACGCCTATCTCGCATCGTTTCTCTCCTCACAGCGCAAGGAATCCGCCGTCCACGCCGATGATCTGGCCGTTGACATAGCTCGACAGATCGGACAACAGATACATGACCGTCACGGTGACCTCGTCGGGTGTGCCGACCCGGCCTGCCGGGATCAGTCGGGGCCACCTCGCCGCGACGGGGTTGGTCGCCGTCGACGACCGAAACATCTCGGTGTCGATCGGGCCGGGCGCCACCGCGTTGACGCGCAGCCCGATCTCCGCGTTCTCGATCGCCGCGGCGCGGGTGAGCGCGACCGCCGCATGCTTGGAGGCGGCATACGCTCCGACCCCCGGGAAGGCGTTGCGGAAGCCATGAACGGAGATGTTGTTGACGATCGTCCCCGTGCCCTGCGCGCGCATCTGCCGGAGCTCGTGCTGCATGCACAGCAATAGTCCACGGGCATTGACGTTCATCACCCGGTCGAACATGCTCGCGTCGAGATCGACGATCCGGCCGTCGCCCGAGACGCCGGCATTGTTGAACGCGCAGTCGAGTCTGCCGTAGGTCGAGACCGCCAACCTGATCGCTGCCGCGACCTGCTCCTCGTCGGTGACATCGACGACGGCGTGGACGGCGTCGCCACCCGTCGAGACGATCTCCTTGACCAACCGTTGGCATTCGTCCGCCCGCCGCGCCGCGACCACGACTTTCATGCCGCTACGGGCGGCCACCGTCGCCGTGGTCCGGCCGATGCCGGCGCTGGCACCGGTGACGAACAGCACCCGACCGCGCAGCCACTGGCCGAGGTCCACCGCCCCCGTCACGGAGCGACCACCGCATCGAGCCGAAGGCTCTCGGTCGCCAGGTGGCGCATGTGCTCCACGGTGGTCGCCACCTCGTCGAACGTGAGGTCGTTGATGAAGAGCGACCTGCCGATTCCGGCCATGAGCGGCAGGTTCTGGCTACCGTTGCGATGCCGCACGGTGTCCGACAGTGCCTGCCACAGCAGTGCGGCATCGCCGAAGGCGGAATGCCACACGGGCAGGCGCAGACCGCGGGCGGTGTCGAGAATCCGTTGCAGGTCAGCGTGCCCTAGGTGGCCGCGACGCAGGGCTATGACCGCCGAGAAGATGCAGTCGAGTGTCACGGCCTCGCCGTGCAGCAGGTCGTGGACGTGTCGCATCTCGACCAGCGGGCTGAAAGAGTGACCGTAGTCGACGACTCGCCGCAGGTCTTTCTCCCAGAGATTGTCACGCAACTCTTCGATCATGTCGGCGATGGCGAGGCCGATGGCGTGCCGAGCCGTTTGCGAGTGTTGGAACCGGCTGTTGACCAGGTCTGGGCCGCCGGCCTCCAACAACTCGAAGAGGGTCGCGTCCTTGATGAGGCCCAGCTTGAGCATTTCCCCCGCGCCGTTGGAGATCTGGCGTTGCGGCACGGTACCCAGGAAGGACAGGTCCACGAGCGTCAACGGGGGAGGGCTGTAGGAGCCGATCCGGTTCCGATAGCCCTGGAAGTTCACCCCCGTCTTCGCGGCGACGCTCACGTCGACCAGCGACAGCAGAGTGGTAGGAACCCTGGTGTGTGGGATCCCCCGGCGGTAGAGACTGGCCGCGAGGCCGACGATGTCGAGAGCCACACCGCCACCGATCGCTATCGGCGGATTGCCCACCCGCAGCGTTCCGGCGTTATTGAGCGCGCTGACGATCTGGAACACCTGGCCCATGGTCTTGTTCTGTTCGCCACCCGACACCACGACGGTACGGTGGGGAACTGCGCGGGCCCGGAAGTAGGCATCGATCCGGGAACCGTAGGAGCCCACCAGGTTGTGGTCCAGCACCACGACACGTTCGCCCGAGCCGATTCCTCCGTCAGGAAGCTCAAGCAGTGTCGGGTTCTCCGGGTTCAGCAGGTCGGCGGCGATCCGAATCTCGTAGCTGACGTCAAGGGTTGATCTTACTTCCCATTTCTCGTCGAGCGCCTTCGACATGAGTATCCAATCCTTGAGGGAAGCGGCTAGTTTCCTGCCAGTGCGCCTAGGTTCGATTCGCTCCTTCGGGTAGCGGTCAAAAAGATTGCCCAGACCAACAGAATCGGCACCAGAAGGAAGGCCAGGTGGATTCCCACGACGTCGCCCAGAACACTCAGCACAAATGGGCCGACAGCAGTGGCGACGCCGGTGCCGACGCCCAGTCTCGCCATGGCGACGTCAGATCTTCCTCCGGAGAGATTCATGGCCCTGGTCATGGCCAGTGGAATTTGCAGCGCCATTCCGAGGCCGCAGACGACGAGGCCGGAAGCGGAGACGACCGGCGTGGTGGACAGCCAGAACAGTGCAAAGCCTGCAAGATGCACTCCGATCGAGGCCATGAGGACGTCCTCCAGCTTCCGGTCACGCACGAGCGTGGCCCCGAAGATTCGTCCGACGACGATTCCCCCCAACATCAGCGAGATGGCCATGGTGGCGATACTCTGCTCCATTCCGGCGTGCCGGCGTAGCTGCTCCGAAGCCCAGAAGACCATGCACATCTCGACCAGGGCGCAGGCGAGGAAGATCAGCCACGCGATCCAGAACGGCCCGCTCAGCCGCTGTGGTCCGGACGTGGTCAAGGCACTCGGCGCGGCGGGAAGCCGCAGCCGCCGCGAGACCACGATCGCCGCGATCAGCATCGGCATGACGAGCAGCAGACCGGCTCGCCACCCCCACCCCAAACTCGCCGCCGAGCCCAGGGCGACCGGCGCCAGCATTCCTACTCCGGCGCTGACCCCGTTGGCCTCACTGATCCTTGCCGCCGCCGCCCGACCATGGTGTACCGACAGGCCAGCCGAGGTGGTGTTGACGATGAGATTCCCGGTGTATCCGATGAGCACCGCAGATGCCAGGGTCACCGGGAAAGTGCCACCTGCGCAGTAACCGACGACGCCGAAACCCAACCCGACCAGCGACGACGTCTGAACGATGGAGCGCCCCAGGCGGCCGACGAGCGTTGCCGCCGTCAGACCGGCGACCACGGCGCCGGCAGCCAACGCCACCGCATGCAGGGATACTGCGGTGTCGCTGAGCGACAGGTCGCGTGCCAACAGGGATATCGACGGACCGAAGCCGTAGAGGACATAACCGAAGATCGATAGATTGAGGTACAGGCACCACGTTGTCCTGTCGCGGGAACGATGGTCGAGTTGGCTCGTCGTCGTGGCAGCAAACTGGTCGCGCCCGTCCATTCACCCCTCCACTCAGGCGATCCCACGGACAATCTCCTGTGGCATCACCGATTCATCCGAGAGCTCCGCCCGACCCTGCAGTCCTACCGAGCTGAATAGAGCAACGCTACTGTCGTGTCGGTCGCAGAAAAGATCACAAAAACACTCGACTCATGTGGTTTCTGCGAAAGCCCTTGCCGGACGCACTTCTCCTCCGGCAGCCTTTTGGCTGGTTGTCCGATACCACTCACACTGCTCTCGCGTAGCGTTATTCCTGTCGACGCTGAGCACATGGCTGGCACTGGTCCCCTGACGTGACCCTGCTGCCATCGGATCATCCGATAGCGGGTTCGTCGAGAGCGACTCCGTAGCCGTTGTGCGGTTGCCGTATCTCGATACTTCAAGATGCGCGCCGCTATGTCAACCCTGCGTGATTACGCGACTACGGACCCGTCTTTGGCGTGCCCGAAGCGCCGTCTAGCTGCCGATAGGGGACGGCCCGCCGATCGATGGCTGCCCGTAGTAACGCGGAGGTCGGCGTGAACTGTGTTTGGCGTCACACGACGCGGAGAGAGTGGATGGCGCGAGCTCGAGCGCCCTTACCACTGCCTTTCGAGAATATGTCGATTGTTTCGACAATGCATCGGATGCATTTGCCCAGGTGGTTCCGCCCGTCGGCTGGCCCCTACCGGAACGGGGCCGCGTCCCTCATTCGAGATTCGCGTCTTTAGTTGACTCCCGTCAGGAAGCCGGCGCCATGGTACGACCCGGCGACGCAGTGTGGAGTGCGCGGGATTCGCCGCACTGGAATTCCATGCCATGTCCGTGCGGGCCACGGATGCCAGGTGGGATTCGCATCCACTGCGCCAGCCCGCTACGGCGAACGCCACAACGGCATTGCCATCCTCTCCGTTTCGGTAGTGGTGCGCCGTCGCCGCGATCGTCGAGCCGCGACGACACAGCGACGCGCGTCCTGAGGCGACCGCGGATCGACCGCGCTAAAGAATGTCGACCACCCACCTTCCTGGAACTTCCGCCCACTGCGACCGACCAACACGTCAGCGGACCCCGACGGCGCGGTTCTTGTCGTCGCGGAGGAGGCCCGGCTGGTCGCCTGGGTACGAGCGGCGCGGCTGGGTCCGCCGGGCGAGCTGACCCCGTTCCCCTACGGCGACGAGCGGTTCGGCCGGTCCCGCCGCACCGATCTGGCGCTCGAGACGTTGGTGAGGAAGCTCGGCTGCCGGGCGGCCCCGGCGTCTGCCGCGGGTTCTTTCCGATCATCGCCCGGTCGGCGGAAGCGCCCTGTCGGCGGAAGCGCCCGGTCGGCCTCGCCGCGCCCGGCCGAGGCCACCGCCGCAGGCCTCGGCCGGGCGCCCATCGCGCTGACCAGGGCTCTTGTTGTCGGCAGGTTGAGCCGGGGCGAACGGATAACGGTCGGGTAACGAGCCCTTCCCAAGGAGTTCGTCGCTCACATAGCGTGCCGGAAGGCAGGAGGTCAGACCTCCATCCTCATGCCTCTAGCCTCGGCGAGGTGAGTACGCAGGTGCAGGAAATTGCCCCCCGCTACGACGGGTACCGGTCTTTCGACTATCTGGAGCCAGTGGTCGACTACAAGGTGTTCGACCTGGCGCCCCAGCTCGGTCGGGTGCCCGCCCACGATCTCGGCCTGACCGACGACCAGCACGACCGTGTCGCCCGGCTGCTGCGTGAGCAGATAGCCATCTCGTTGCACGAACACCCGAAGATCCTGCCGGCGGACGTCACTCAGCTGCGCGACTACAACCGCACCGGCCGCAACGCCTTCGGCTTCGAGGGCCTGGCCCGCTCCGGCATGACCGCGGTCTTCGACAACTTCATGAACGGCACCGGCTGCGTGACCAGCGAGCACGCCTGGAAGTGGGACGACGTCATCTACGACATCGGGCTGCGCTTCGCTGACGTCGCCAAGCAGGACCACGTGGTGCTGGCGACCACGCTGGAACAGATCCTCGCCGCCAAGCGCAACGGCAAGCTCGCCCTGGTGGCCGGCCTGGAGGCGGCCACCATGATCGAGAACGAGCTGGACCGCATCGACATCCTCTACGGCTTCGGCGTCCGGCAGATGGGCATCGCCTACAGCCAGGCGAACATGCTCGGTTCCGGTCTCTCCGAGCGCACCGACGGGGGGCTGACCCACTTCGGGCGGCGGGCGGTGACCCGGATGAACAAGCTGGGCATCGCCATCGACGTGTCGCACTCCGGCGACCGGACCTCGCTGGAGGTCATCGAGGGCAGCATGGTGCCGGTCTTCATCACCCACGCCGGCGCCCGCACCGTCTGGGACACCCCGCGGATGAAGCCGGACGAGGTGATCCGGGCCTGTGCCGAGCGGGGTGGGGTGATCGGCATCGAGGCCGCGCCGCACACCACCCTGTCGGCGGCGCATCCGCACCATTCGATCGAGTCGGTGATGGACCACTTCACCTACTGCGTCGACCTGGTGGGCATCGACCACGTCGCGTTCGGCCCGGACACCAACTTCGGTGACCACGTCGGGCTGCACGACAGCTTCACCCAGCACCTGGCGATCGGACAGGCCCACGGCGCGGTGGACCACCCCCGGGTGCCGTACGTCTCCGGCATGGAGAACCCGGCCGAGTGTTTCAGCAACATCGTCGGCTGGCTGGTCTCGCACGACTACTCCGATGACGAGATTTCCAAGGTCATCGGCGGCAACATCATCCGCGTTCTTCGGGAGGTCTGGTGACCACGTCCAACAACCGCCGTCCCGGTCGGTGGCGGTTCGCCGCCGCGATCGGCACGGCCGCCGCGCTGGTGCTCTCCGGCTGTGGCCTCAACGAGTCCGACGACTCCTCCGGTGACAAGGCCGGCGGCGGCACGGTGCTGCGGATCGGCACCACCACCGACGTCTCCAACTTCAACCCGCTCCAGTCGTTGAGCAAGACCGACTCCTGGATCCTCAACGCGATGTACCCGCACCTGCTGCGGATCGACGAGAACGCCAAGAAGGCGCCGGAGTTGGCGAAGGACTACAGCTACGAGGACGGCGGCAAGACCGCCGTGTTCCACCTGCGCGACGACTTCACCTGGAGCGACGGCAAGCCGGTCGTGGCCGAGGACGTCAAGTTCAGCGCCGAGCAGATCATGAAGTACAAGCTGGGCAACGTCGCCGCCAAGCTGACCTGGGTCACCTCCGTCGAGGCGCCGGACGCCACGACGGTGAAGTTCAAGCTCTCCCAGCCGTACGCGCCGTTCGCCGAGGGCGTCGGCTTCTGGATGTCGATCGTGCCCAAGCACGTCTTCGAGTCCGCCGGCGACCTGTCGAAGTTCGCCAACGACGCCGACTGGGTCGGTGCCGGACCGTTCGTGCTCGACAGCGCCACCAAGGGCCAGCGCTACGTGATGAAGCGCAACGAGAAGTACCCGTTGGCACCGGGGGGCAAGGCCGCCCTGAGCCAGGTCGAGTACCGGATCTACCCGGACGTCAACACGATGATGCTGGCGCTGCGCAACGGCGACATCGACCTGATGGGTACCCCCGTGCCGGCCTCGGCGGCGAAGACCTTCGAGAACGACGACAAGATCAAGTTGCAGAAGGTCGGCGCGCTCGGCTTCGCCCACCTGACGTACAACATGAACAACAAGGACCTGGCGAAGCAGGAGGTCCGGCAGGCGCTGTCGATGGCGGTCGACACCAAGGCGATCATCGCCTCGGTGCTGCAGGGCGACGCCCAGCAGATGGCCGGCCCGATCTCGCCGATCTTCGCCGACTACGACAACCCCGAGGTCCAGCCGTACCCGTTCGATCCGGCCGGAGCGAAGGCGAAGCTGTCCTCGGCCGGCTACCGCGACGGTGACGGTGACGGTCTCTTCGACAACCTCACCCTCGGCGTGGCCTGCGACCAGTCCAACGCCAACCTGACCCGGGTGGTGCAGCTGTTCCGGGAGAGCGCGGCCAAGGCCGGGATCAAGCTGGAGAACCAGTGCGTGGAGCGGAACACGTTCCTGTCCCGCACGAAGAACGGCGAGTACGACATCGACGCCTCGCAGTGGGGTGTCTTCGACAACCCGATGGACCAGCTGCGCAGCACCTACCTCTCCAGCAACCCGGGCGGGATCAACTACAACCTGCTCAAGTCCCCGGAGATGGACGGGCTGATCAACGACGCGGCGGCCACCACCGACAAGGACGCCTTCGCCGAGAAGATCAAGAACATCGACAAGGTGGTGCACGAGCAGGCGTACCTGACTCCGCTCTACGTGGAGAACTTCCAGTTCGCCTACAACGCCAGCAAGTTCACCGGTTTCGTCGCCTCGCCGTCGGACCTGCTCGGCATGGTCACCGCCTACTCGCTGGCCCAGGTCAAGCCGGCCAGCTGACCGGCTGACGACGCAGAAGGGAGGGGTCCCCCGTGGCACGCTTCGTGCTCAGCCGGGCGGTGAAGGCCGTCCTGACCATCTGGATCGCGATCACCGCGACGTTCTTCCTGCTCCGGCTGCTGCCGGGGGACCCCACGACCCTCATGGTCGAGGGGGACATGACCCCGGAGATGCAGGCCGCCCTGCTCAAGACGTATGGCCTGGACCGGCCACTCTGGGAGCAGTACGTGTCGTACCTGCGCGAACTGACGCAGGGCAACTTCGGCATCTCGTTCCGGCAGATCCAGCCGGTCACCGACATCCTGGTCGAGCGACTGCCCTGGACGCTGCTGCTGGCCGGTACGGCGTTCGTGGTCACCATCGCCGTCGGCATCCCGATCGGGGTCTACGCGGCGGTGCACCGGGGCCGCTGGCCGGACAAGGTGCTCCAGGTGCTCGGCATCGGCGGGCACGCGCTCTTCGTGCCCAGCGTGGCGATGCTGCTGCTGGTCTACCTGGGTGCCCGGCTCGGCTGGTTCCCGATCGGCGGGGCGATCGACCCGGACACCAGGGGCGCGGCGGCCTACGCCAGCCTCGCCCACCATCTGGTGCTCCCGGTGCTCTCGCTGGTGCTGGTGCAGCTCGGTCCGTACGCGTTGACCCTGCGTACCAACATGATCGAGGTGCTCGGTGAGGACTACATCCGGGCCGCCCGGGCCCGGGGCCTCGCCACCCGTCGCCGCGTGTGGAAGCACGGTCTGCGCAATGCGATCCTGCCGGCGCTGACCCTGATGGGGCTGCAACTCGGCACCCTGGTCGGCGGCGCCGTGCTCACCGAGACCGTCTTCGCCTACCCCGGCGTCGGCCGCCTGATCTTCGAGGCGGTCGGGCAACGCGACTATCCCGTGCTGCAAGGAGCGTTCATCATGCTCGCCGTCACCGTCGTGATCGCCAACTCGCTGACCGACCTGCTCTACGCCGTCCTCAACCCCAGGATCCGGCTGTGAGCGCGAGGAGTGCAGCGCAGCGGAGCCCCGCAGTCGCGAGGCGAAAGGGAAGCCCTGTGAGCGCGAGGAGTGCAGCGCAGCGGAGCCCCGCAGTCGCGAGGCGAAAGGGAAGCCCTGTGAGCGCGAGGAGTGCAGC harbors:
- a CDS encoding DegT/DnrJ/EryC1/StrS family aminotransferase, yielding MPGPGYAFLGAEEKHNIAQVLDNWDLNRYAYDKPDFTSFVREFELSSQQLFHSPYSVAVNSGTSALLTGLAALGIGPGDEVIVPGYTFVASIGSIIYSGATPVLAEIDESLTLDPADVESRITAQTRAIMPVHMLGAPCDLAPLRDIARRHDLAIIEDVAQACGASYQGQRLGTWGDVGAFSLNPFKVICCGEGGFLLASNERLYQRAYSFQDQGWFPLRTDTGQGDVLFGLNLRMSELAGAIACAQLGKLDAVITSVREHKAQLASLITQRDGVRRRVLHDPHGECGTLLVYVFDRVEDAAAVAAALGTKTLVDSGRHYYGNMPQLGALTGDGPNVAPFRAPGTETKHDYRRGSLPRTDEVLARSVAFSIGVSDQYLGAGFGITVRSTEAEVAHVAQQINATMDGVLG
- a CDS encoding HAD family hydrolase, whose translation is MNDHDAILFDWDGTLVDSHAAHYQSLKEVMDEQGIVVDRNWFMSETGMSTAESITLLARQQQVTLTLPLAELVRRCESVYLDSVDRVREITAIVDIARSNHGVLPMAVASGGLRASITATMTALDLDELFDVVVTREDVTAGKPAPDIFLVAAERLGVRASRCLVYEDSDAGIAAARAAGATVVDIRQI
- a CDS encoding GMC family oxidoreductase, with translation MRRETMRDRRYDFVVIGAGIAGSVLANRLSADPSVSVLLLEAGPDAASDPRITSPSSWPQLLDSEYDWCYRTAPQRHLHRRELAWPRGRVVGGSSSLHAMVYIRGHASDFDRWALFGGPDWGREGVLPWFERLENDALTVSSLQQPHLLAQAFVDAGQEHGIEANADFNGSRQQGIGFYHVMQRAGRRCSAADAYLRPVATRPNLTIHSGSRVLKIVVRNGVATGVRLHLAGEPITVHADREVILSAGAVASPQLLMLSGIGAASQLREHGIPVHADLPGVGSNLHDHVQVSVCHRCPTRHPVAPTSNLGEAGGFVNLLGTSDAPDVQLSFAPMVDLNAASEFGGGFTIGAAVTRPTSRGRVSLASADPWQPPVIDPDYLATDHDSRTLAAGVALAVELGKTAALRRYGQRTSVVDDVLDFCRRNAQTQFHPVGTCRFGTDDHAVVDPDLRVHGIGALRVVDASVIPTVTTGNISAPVFAVAEKAAHLIIEPVPAASGARR
- a CDS encoding SDR family NAD(P)-dependent oxidoreductase; this translates as MTGAVDLGQWLRGRVLFVTGASAGIGRTTATVAARSGMKVVVAARRADECQRLVKEIVSTGGDAVHAVVDVTDEEQVAAAIRLAVSTYGRLDCAFNNAGVSGDGRIVDLDASMFDRVMNVNARGLLLCMQHELRQMRAQGTGTIVNNISVHGFRNAFPGVGAYAASKHAAVALTRAAAIENAEIGLRVNAVAPGPIDTEMFRSSTATNPVAARWPRLIPAGRVGTPDEVTVTVMYLLSDLSSYVNGQIIGVDGGFLAL
- a CDS encoding sedoheptulose 7-phosphate cyclase — its product is MSKALDEKWEVRSTLDVSYEIRIAADLLNPENPTLLELPDGGIGSGERVVVLDHNLVGSYGSRIDAYFRARAVPHRTVVVSGGEQNKTMGQVFQIVSALNNAGTLRVGNPPIAIGGGVALDIVGLAASLYRRGIPHTRVPTTLLSLVDVSVAAKTGVNFQGYRNRIGSYSPPPLTLVDLSFLGTVPQRQISNGAGEMLKLGLIKDATLFELLEAGGPDLVNSRFQHSQTARHAIGLAIADMIEELRDNLWEKDLRRVVDYGHSFSPLVEMRHVHDLLHGEAVTLDCIFSAVIALRRGHLGHADLQRILDTARGLRLPVWHSAFGDAALLWQALSDTVRHRNGSQNLPLMAGIGRSLFINDLTFDEVATTVEHMRHLATESLRLDAVVAP
- a CDS encoding MFS transporter; protein product: MDGRDQFAATTTSQLDHRSRDRTTWCLYLNLSIFGYVLYGFGPSISLLARDLSLSDTAVSLHAVALAAGAVVAGLTAATLVGRLGRSIVQTSSLVGLGFGVVGYCAGGTFPVTLASAVLIGYTGNLIVNTTSAGLSVHHGRAAAARISEANGVSAGVGMLAPVALGSAASLGWGWRAGLLLVMPMLIAAIVVSRRLRLPAAPSALTTSGPQRLSGPFWIAWLIFLACALVEMCMVFWASEQLRRHAGMEQSIATMAISLMLGGIVVGRIFGATLVRDRKLEDVLMASIGVHLAGFALFWLSTTPVVSASGLVVCGLGMALQIPLAMTRAMNLSGGRSDVAMARLGVGTGVATAVGPFVLSVLGDVVGIHLAFLLVPILLVWAIFLTATRRSESNLGALAGN
- a CDS encoding dipeptidase, which gives rise to MSTQVQEIAPRYDGYRSFDYLEPVVDYKVFDLAPQLGRVPAHDLGLTDDQHDRVARLLREQIAISLHEHPKILPADVTQLRDYNRTGRNAFGFEGLARSGMTAVFDNFMNGTGCVTSEHAWKWDDVIYDIGLRFADVAKQDHVVLATTLEQILAAKRNGKLALVAGLEAATMIENELDRIDILYGFGVRQMGIAYSQANMLGSGLSERTDGGLTHFGRRAVTRMNKLGIAIDVSHSGDRTSLEVIEGSMVPVFITHAGARTVWDTPRMKPDEVIRACAERGGVIGIEAAPHTTLSAAHPHHSIESVMDHFTYCVDLVGIDHVAFGPDTNFGDHVGLHDSFTQHLAIGQAHGAVDHPRVPYVSGMENPAECFSNIVGWLVSHDYSDDEISKVIGGNIIRVLREVW
- a CDS encoding ABC transporter substrate-binding protein, with amino-acid sequence MTTSNNRRPGRWRFAAAIGTAAALVLSGCGLNESDDSSGDKAGGGTVLRIGTTTDVSNFNPLQSLSKTDSWILNAMYPHLLRIDENAKKAPELAKDYSYEDGGKTAVFHLRDDFTWSDGKPVVAEDVKFSAEQIMKYKLGNVAAKLTWVTSVEAPDATTVKFKLSQPYAPFAEGVGFWMSIVPKHVFESAGDLSKFANDADWVGAGPFVLDSATKGQRYVMKRNEKYPLAPGGKAALSQVEYRIYPDVNTMMLALRNGDIDLMGTPVPASAAKTFENDDKIKLQKVGALGFAHLTYNMNNKDLAKQEVRQALSMAVDTKAIIASVLQGDAQQMAGPISPIFADYDNPEVQPYPFDPAGAKAKLSSAGYRDGDGDGLFDNLTLGVACDQSNANLTRVVQLFRESAAKAGIKLENQCVERNTFLSRTKNGEYDIDASQWGVFDNPMDQLRSTYLSSNPGGINYNLLKSPEMDGLINDAAATTDKDAFAEKIKNIDKVVHEQAYLTPLYVENFQFAYNASKFTGFVASPSDLLGMVTAYSLAQVKPAS
- a CDS encoding ABC transporter permease; the protein is MARFVLSRAVKAVLTIWIAITATFFLLRLLPGDPTTLMVEGDMTPEMQAALLKTYGLDRPLWEQYVSYLRELTQGNFGISFRQIQPVTDILVERLPWTLLLAGTAFVVTIAVGIPIGVYAAVHRGRWPDKVLQVLGIGGHALFVPSVAMLLLVYLGARLGWFPIGGAIDPDTRGAAAYASLAHHLVLPVLSLVLVQLGPYALTLRTNMIEVLGEDYIRAARARGLATRRRVWKHGLRNAILPALTLMGLQLGTLVGGAVLTETVFAYPGVGRLIFEAVGQRDYPVLQGAFIMLAVTVVIANSLTDLLYAVLNPRIRL